In Chloracidobacterium sp., the following proteins share a genomic window:
- the mltG gene encoding endolytic transglycosylase MltG, translating to MSRILTFLFLLAAIVVLVVCAVSYWAYSAVNSPHQHDKANIYVKIEKGSTPPQIVSKLFSEGIIASEMAASLYLRLFADGSKLQAGEYLFPSPISVVQVFKQLEKGQDLTIKLTIPEGFTRFDIAKRIAERFPQTPPVDDKAILVMMDDVTPIKDISPTAPNLEGYMYPTTYSFARDAKPQDIIKAMVEQFRKFWKPEWTQQARSLGRTPQEIVTIASLIETETGVEAERPIVAGIINNRLAKNIPLGIDQTNVYIAKMRGKWDGTINKSDLEVDSPYNTRIKTGIPPGPISSVTESSIRAALNPQPNDYIFYVRNVEANDGSHWFYSSAAEFEKGKAKYQQWLEVQRQEKRAANANQ from the coding sequence ATGTCCCGAATCCTCACGTTCCTCTTCCTGCTCGCCGCTATTGTTGTGCTCGTAGTCTGCGCCGTCTCGTATTGGGCCTACTCGGCCGTCAATTCGCCGCACCAGCACGACAAAGCAAACATTTACGTAAAGATCGAGAAAGGCTCGACGCCGCCCCAGATCGTCTCAAAACTGTTTTCCGAAGGCATTATCGCCAGCGAGATGGCCGCGAGCCTTTATCTGCGCTTATTCGCCGACGGCAGCAAACTGCAGGCAGGCGAGTATCTTTTCCCGTCGCCGATCTCGGTCGTACAGGTGTTCAAACAACTCGAGAAAGGCCAGGATCTGACGATCAAGCTGACCATTCCCGAAGGATTTACCAGATTTGATATCGCCAAGAGGATCGCGGAGCGGTTTCCGCAGACGCCGCCTGTCGATGACAAGGCCATCCTCGTGATGATGGACGACGTGACCCCGATCAAGGACATCTCACCGACGGCGCCCAACCTCGAAGGCTATATGTATCCGACGACCTACAGCTTCGCGCGCGACGCAAAGCCGCAGGACATCATCAAGGCAATGGTCGAGCAGTTTCGTAAGTTTTGGAAACCTGAATGGACGCAGCAGGCAAGATCGCTCGGCCGCACGCCGCAAGAGATCGTGACAATCGCTTCCCTGATCGAGACTGAGACGGGAGTCGAAGCCGAACGGCCGATCGTCGCCGGCATAATCAACAACCGACTGGCTAAGAACATCCCGCTCGGGATCGACCAGACCAATGTGTATATCGCCAAAATGCGTGGCAAATGGGACGGCACGATCAATAAGAGCGATCTGGAGGTCGATTCGCCCTACAACACGCGAATAAAGACGGGCATTCCGCCGGGGCCGATATCGTCTGTTACCGAGAGCTCTATCCGCGCAGCGTTGAATCCACAGCCAAACGATTATATCTTCTACGTCCGGAACGTTGAAGCAAATGACGGCTCGCACTGGTTCTACTCATCGGCAGCCGAGTTTGAAAAAGGCAAGGCAAAATATCAGCAGTGGCTAGAGGTGCAGCGTCAGGAAAAGCGGGCAGCAAACGCAAACCAATGA